In Halobacterium sp. R2-5, the following are encoded in one genomic region:
- a CDS encoding GAF domain-containing protein, with protein sequence MAHTLSTQACGGELSYFQRLWAELLAPGVDLGTKLERLFAAETREFDMETAYLSRIDRDAGTQHLEVVHGPFAETTSTTVPLSESFCQETISDPDGTLVISDAHEDGYADHPAHRKFGLESYVGTTVTDDDELYGTLCFADTEPRDPPLTDEEVTLVEMYGRWATYEVNQWNGPAARDTAALGELEALAPSRVDEMLNALAKQTRRFVLQYVRDATTEVSVDSLERLLDDDQVGPQLYHSHLPKLEATGYVDWDRDAGTVAPGPQFDEIEPFLHVLAENTE encoded by the coding sequence ATGGCACACACACTCTCTACGCAGGCATGTGGTGGGGAACTGTCCTACTTCCAGCGACTGTGGGCGGAGCTGCTGGCTCCCGGCGTCGACCTGGGGACCAAGCTCGAACGACTGTTCGCCGCCGAGACCCGCGAATTCGACATGGAGACGGCGTACCTCTCCCGCATCGACCGCGACGCCGGCACCCAGCACTTGGAGGTCGTCCACGGGCCATTCGCGGAGACGACCAGCACTACCGTCCCGCTCTCGGAGAGCTTCTGCCAGGAGACGATCAGCGACCCGGACGGGACCCTCGTAATCAGCGACGCCCACGAGGACGGGTACGCCGACCACCCCGCACACCGGAAATTCGGGCTGGAGAGCTACGTCGGCACGACGGTCACCGACGACGACGAGCTGTACGGGACCCTCTGCTTCGCGGACACCGAACCCCGCGACCCGCCGCTCACGGACGAGGAGGTGACGCTCGTCGAGATGTACGGCCGGTGGGCGACCTACGAGGTGAACCAGTGGAACGGCCCGGCGGCACGAGACACCGCCGCGCTCGGTGAACTGGAAGCCCTGGCGCCGTCGCGGGTCGACGAGATGCTGAACGCGCTCGCGAAGCAGACGCGGCGGTTCGTGCTCCAGTACGTCCGCGACGCTACCACCGAGGTCAGCGTCGACAGTCTGGAGCGCCTGCTCGACGACGACCAGGTCGGCCCGCAGCTCTACCACAGCCACCTGCCGAAGCTAGAGGCGACCGGGTACGTCGACTGGGACCGCGACGCCGGCACCGTCGCACCCGGCCCGCAGTTCGACGAAATCGAGCCGTTCCTCCACGTGCTCGCAGAGAACACGGAGTAG
- a CDS encoding CBS domain-containing protein: MDISDIATNDYIEVEAEQRLGKVRSIFEEENPKGIIVTEAGQYEGVITERQLLGSHIEDDTRVAALTVSAPKVDRTEDVRDTARVLVEGGTKIAPVFEAGDLWGVVTEDAILEAVLDSLDALTVGQIYSENVITIEEDDNMGTVINRLREHGISRLPVVDEDGFLTGVVTVHDIVDFVVRDISKTTRGDRRGEVERMLDLPVYDVMSSPVETATIDDSVEDAVATMLDNDFSGLVVTPADDDRVVGGVLTKTDVLRALTYTEEERMDVQITNIDLLDALAREEVQERIEQVASKYSDMNVHHAHVRLHKHKEKLRGTPLIQAQIRLRTNKGQMAGTGEGYGADNAFYMALDTLERNVLEHKGVEHDEEYEGQLLRKLNEL; the protein is encoded by the coding sequence ATGGATATCTCTGACATCGCGACGAACGACTACATCGAGGTCGAGGCCGAACAACGGTTGGGGAAGGTGCGCTCTATCTTCGAGGAGGAGAACCCGAAGGGCATCATCGTCACCGAGGCCGGCCAGTACGAGGGCGTCATCACGGAGCGCCAGCTCCTCGGCTCCCACATCGAGGACGACACGCGCGTCGCCGCGCTCACCGTGTCCGCGCCGAAAGTCGACCGGACGGAGGACGTCCGCGACACCGCGCGCGTGCTCGTAGAGGGCGGCACGAAGATCGCGCCGGTCTTCGAGGCGGGCGACCTCTGGGGCGTCGTCACCGAGGACGCCATCCTCGAGGCCGTCCTCGACAGCCTCGACGCGCTCACCGTGGGCCAGATCTACAGCGAGAACGTCATCACCATCGAGGAGGACGACAACATGGGGACGGTCATCAACCGCCTCCGCGAGCACGGCATCTCGCGGCTGCCGGTCGTCGACGAGGACGGCTTCCTCACGGGCGTCGTCACCGTCCACGACATCGTCGACTTCGTCGTGCGGGACATCTCGAAGACCACGCGCGGGGACCGCCGCGGGGAGGTCGAACGGATGCTCGACCTGCCGGTGTACGACGTGATGTCCAGCCCGGTCGAGACCGCGACCATCGACGACAGCGTGGAGGACGCGGTCGCGACGATGCTGGACAACGACTTCTCCGGGCTCGTCGTCACGCCCGCCGACGACGACCGCGTTGTCGGCGGCGTGCTCACGAAGACGGACGTGCTGCGCGCGCTCACGTACACGGAAGAGGAGCGCATGGACGTCCAGATCACGAACATCGACCTGCTGGACGCGCTCGCCCGCGAGGAGGTCCAGGAGCGCATCGAGCAGGTCGCGAGCAAGTACAGCGACATGAACGTCCACCACGCGCACGTCCGCCTCCACAAGCACAAGGAGAAGCTCCGCGGCACGCCCCTGATCCAGGCCCAGATTCGCCTCCGAACGAACAAGGGCCAGATGGCGGGGACTGGCGAGGGGTACGGCGCGGACAACGCCTTCTACATGGCGCTTGACACCCTCGAACGCAACGTCCTCGAACACAAGGGCGTCGAGCACGACGAGGAGTACGAGGGCCAGCTCCTCCGGAAGCTGAACGAGCTCTGA
- a CDS encoding lycopene cyclase domain-containing protein, with amino-acid sequence MLPPGVPDIGAVFGSYTYLVSEVVFGAIAFALLHRKNAVHRAGVTIAALYPVAYVWDWYTLTIGVFEIHLRTGVDLFGIPIEEHLFMIVVPALVVAFHENLHG; translated from the coding sequence GTGCTACCACCCGGCGTCCCAGACATCGGCGCGGTGTTCGGCTCGTACACGTACCTCGTCTCCGAGGTGGTGTTCGGGGCGATCGCGTTCGCGCTCCTCCACCGGAAGAACGCGGTCCACCGCGCCGGCGTCACCATCGCCGCGCTCTACCCCGTCGCGTACGTCTGGGACTGGTACACGCTCACCATCGGCGTCTTCGAAATCCACCTCCGGACGGGCGTCGACCTGTTCGGCATCCCCATCGAGGAACACCTCTTCATGATCGTCGTGCCCGCGCTCGTCGTCGCGTTCCACGAGAACCTCCACGGGTAG